The sequence below is a genomic window from Lolium perenne isolate Kyuss_39 chromosome 4, Kyuss_2.0, whole genome shotgun sequence.
GACACTAGCCAGCAAGGAAAGAACTGGAACTGAAAAAAAGTGCATCAAAAAGCAGTAAAAACGAAAAGAAGCTGCTACAAACATTACGGGCGAAAAGCTACAGGTCGAAAGAAAGCAAAGAAAAGCGAAACGGAGAAAGTAACGCGAAACGGTAACGCGAGAATGAAGGAGAATTATGTGCGAAACAGTAACACGAAACGTCCGTGCAAAGCGATATGTTAAATGGGCCGAGCCCATTTAAACCTATCCTTCGTACACAGGTGCGCGGAGCCGATCTTCCGGTCCGCTTAAAGCGATCAATAGGCGCACCCGTTAAGATGTTCGAGATTTGAAAAAATGTATAGATTTCAAAATAAGAAAATTTTAAAATTGAAAATTgctcaaatttgaaattttcttAGATTCAAAATTTGCTCACGTTCAAAATTTGCTTAACTTTAAAATTTGTTTGATTTTAAAATTTCCGCAAAATTTTTTTGCTCCAAATATTTTCTGTTCAAAAAAGTTTTTGCAAATTTTTTTTCCAAAAACATTTAAAATCAATTGGTCATTTTTtcttcagaaaaataaaatactTATATTTCAAAATATTTgagaaaaaaatttaaaaaatcaatcAGAAAAAGcgaaaaaggaaaacaaaaaaaGCGAAACAAAAAAATCGAagtaccaaaaaaaaaaaaaccgtgTGCATACAAAGGAAAAAACCCACGCTAATGGGTCATGGCCCATATCGCCCCGTTAGCGGACGGGGTGTATTCTCCACCGCTAACGGGCGATGTATAGTATTTGCCGACGGGCAGCCACAATCGCACACGCTTATCTGGGCCTTGTCCAGGTATGGCCTTTTTGTCTATGGCCGACCAATTAGCACCTATCTCTATCTGGGCTGTCACCAGGCGCAGCCCCGATTCTCCTGGCCCAGCCCTGCTGTTTCCGATTCCGAGCCAGTCTCTGGTGTATGTGGATTTCGTCGAATCCGCATCCGGCGTCGGGCCGTGAATGCCTATATATCTGGAACCACATCTTACTGATCTGATCCCTGCCACAAGGATCCTGCGttccatcatcatcctcatcatccccGCTCGACTCGCCCGATCGGCAGATCGCTGCTAGCACCCTTCTCCGAGCAGGCGTGCACCGGCAGATGGACCCCATGAGCGGCGTCGCTGGCGGCGATCTTGACCAGGAAAAACACAAGATAAGAAGAGGATCCACAAGGGAGTCGCGCAAGCTCAAGCCGGCATCGAGCTGCGCAATGGCGCTCCTGCACGCGCCGACGGTGGGCGAGACGAGCGAGGAGTACTGCGCGGTCTGCCACGACGATTTCAGGAAAGGCGACGCGCTCAGGACTCCCCTGCGCCCACTCTTTCCACGAGCGATGCATCTTCAGGTCGCTCCGTGTTCACCATCTCTGCCCTGTCTGCGACTACGAGCTGCCCACAAATGAGGAGGCAGTCGTGCTCGAAGCCTGCGCCAGAGCTGGAAGCGAGCTGTTTCGGTTTATCAAGATCGCCGGACTGCAAATCAGCCGAGGCTTTGTGAGCTGATTGTTGAGAAATCTATTTGCCTAGAAGAGCTAGTTTTACTGTTATGTATGGTAAACCTAAGCCAGGCCAAAAAAAATCTTGTTCCGAATGTTACTGGTACTTACTGTGATGCAGTGTTTGTTAAGAAACTGATCTATCAGTTGTACTACATAGTACTATGTTAAAGGACTCAtgctaaacattcaaaaaaaatatgTTAACAATTCTACTTTATGAAACTTGAGTCAAGATTAATGATGAGAGGATCACCAAACTATGTTCAAAACAATCCTACACAAAGGCACCCAGAATACAATATTCACCGATTTATACAAACAAGGGTCATTCGAGCTTTTCTTCTTTATCCCCTTACTCCTGACCCTGTATGTGGCGCCACTTGTGAGTTCTGAGAAGATCAGCACTGTGAGTTTGGGACTTCTTCAAGCCTTTGGTGGGTTCCAGCTTATATCCCAGATATATACATTTCTGAAAAAGTATGGTTTCCGCCCATACATGCTCTCCTGTTGTTCAATCACAAACTTCCTCGCACTTCAGCCCTCGCTCAAGCTCCTTTTATAATTGTTTTGCCCAAGACTTTGCAAGAAGTCAGTGAATATGTGTTCATAGCCTGGCATTTTCCCATACCCTGTGGAAAAAATATTAGATCTGGGACGATAAAAAACTATTACTGTCAGGAAATTACCATGCTGTGAAATTGTCCAGATTCGAGACCATGAAGTGCTACATGCTCTCTTTTTAAAATGCAAGTTCTTCCCACAATATTTAATCCAACAAAACGGAAGCAACTTCTGCAGTACCATGTATATCGCTGTCTTCATAGAAAATGATCTGAAACCTCACTGAAACTACCCATCATCAAAATGCCTTTTGTGATTTGCAATGTCATTTTCCTAACCACTACATATTCTATTATGAAGTTACCTGTAAAGAGTTGGAACAATCTGCCCCTGGGCTGAACAACATACAGTTAGCAAGACTCTACTCATGCTCCAACCAAGTAAACCTTGGTTAGTGGAGAAGATATCCCTACTGGAACAGTGTTAAACTGGCCTAGACGGCCAGAGACATCTCGGGTTGATACACTTCTTTTCCCTTCGGCTGGGATAAAATTGTTTCGCCTAGCAAGTTCTTCATGAACATATTGACAGAACAAAAGAAATGCAAAGCCATGTGACAGACAAAATATCTACACACCTGGGAAGTAATTGATATCAATTATATAGTACCGATCATTTGCTCCAAGTTCTCTAATCATATCTACGTTGAACAATCTCAGACCCTGCAAATTTTAACATGTCAGGTGAATCAACAAACAAAACAGCCACACATAATTAAGAATCAGTGTTGGTCATACCAGCCGACTACGTAGCTCCCTGCTCAGTTTCTCTAGAAGTGGTCTTGGAGGAAGCTCTGTTCAGTAATGTAAACTGTTCATTTGGTGAAATAGAAATCGAAATCTGTCGGCCAACAGAACAAATTAAAAGGCCAACTAATTTTGAATTGAACGATTTTCTCCTCGGTTTgaaatgataacaaaataatatattcacttcatttttttTCATGCCGAAGACAATTCCAAAGACATTTTTTGTTAATAAAAAGTTTGCACAAAATCAATTCAAAAAGAAAACTGAACAAAAGATAAAATTGAAAATATTGCAGACGACCCACCTGCAATACGAGGATCAAGGTCTGCATGGTCTGCACTAGCTGCAGCACATGAAACTCTTGGAAGTCGATAGATGCCAACATTGTTTAGTAAGTCATAGGTGTTAACATCAGGAACAGAAAACCTGCGGACAACCTGTATTGCTTCACCAATGATGTACACCTTAAAGAGGATCCCGCCTGTAGAAGTAATAAATCAGATGCTACATGTTACCTTCAATTCCAGCGGAAAGTGTCAGGTTACTGCAAGAAAAAAATATGGACAGATACAAGAAGGCCATATAAGAATCAGGACGTACCATGATTCACAAATTCCTGGAGTACCAGAGGTGGATCCAACATTGACAATGATGCCTCGTCGTATGCAAGAGATAGCTCATGAGATTTTGAAGTTCCATCAACAACCAATGGCTTGGCAACTGCAACAAAGAGAAGTGGGTTCCATCAGCAGTTTCCACTTACTAGTTCCATATATAACATACCGAAAGTCCCATGTAACATATTAAAGCACAATAAGACCATCCAGGAGCAGAAAATATACAGCTGGAAAAATGACCGAATATGTGATGATTTGAAATTGCAACTGGAAAGAGATCAGCCAACATCAAATTTGAGCATCAGTTTGCACCCCCAGTCAACCCTCCTTACTCTCCATCCTAATTCAAACTAGCGTGAAGTGACAGGATAGCTGCAGGACATGTTTCCAGATAACATGCACACAGAGTTAGGCAACACACATATTTCACCAAACTAAATTTTGGTGCCAGCGAGAAATAGTAACAAGAACTCTTCCTCTGTTCAATATCAGCATGGTGTCAAAGATGATTTCTGGAAACATTCAGACATATTCATGGAATAGGCAACACACATTTCTCGTTCAATATCAGCGAGAAATAGTAACGAGAATTTGTCTAAGATAATATCACAAATTCTCGTTCGCTGATATTGAACAGAGTTAGGCAACAAGACATATTTCTGGTCAAAGATAATATCACAAATTCTCGTTCATCATTCCCTTCCTTGTttggcataaagtgcatgcatgttTGTATTGCAGACATTCAGTACTGATCAAAGCACAACAGGATGAAAGCTAAACTGATCAAAGCTGTACAGTATCATGACCACTAAATTCAAATGTATATTGGGAGGAGCAACAAATACAATCAAGATTCAAGAAGCGTGCAGCTTAGTGTACCCAGTGTATTAAAGTAGTACAATTTAGAAGAACAATAATGTCACAACCTATGTAATGCACCATGTACATAAAACTACAAGTGCTTAGCAGAAAAATCCCCTTATGTTCCTGCTCGTGTAATACCCTATTGAAAGTACATACATCAATGATAAGAAATCTCCTTATGTTCCTTCCCATGTAATACCCTATCGAAAGTACATGAATATGATCCCAATATGCTGCAGAACAGATTAGGACGGTCTAATTTCAGTAACACAGAAGGAGACTAACTCAACATTGCATATATAAGAGAAGCAGTTAATATATATTCATGGTCTTTTGTTAGAACCACGGTAACTGCATGGAGAGTATTAACCACAAGGAAATAATTCATACTCCACTCCAAACATAGTAGCAAGAATGCACTACCAGGTAACCAGATTGATTAAAATAAAATGAGTCCTGAGAAGCTAAAGCAAAGTGAGCAGATTTGACTAATTCAAAAGGATCATTCGCAGCATGTTTCAAAATCTTTTATCCAAGAAAATTGATATTTACAGGGTTTGAATAAGTTACCTAATGGCAAGGTTAGTCCAGCCATGGCAACTGCAGTTGGTATAGAGGACGGATCTTTCATAATGACCAGTTGGCGTGGAGTGCAAACTTCTTCTGGCATGGTtcaaagtttaaaacataaacatTTATATACAATTATAAACATATTATGTGCTTCATAGAAGTAAGCTGAAAATGCACTTTTAGCAATCTGCATGTCAATATGCTACGTGTTCATGATGAATCAGAAAAATAGACTGTCCAATTGAACATAATTTGTCAGTGAACTTATCCAGCAATAAATAAGTCAACAAGGAATTTTACCCAGAGTTTCGTAATTTTCCGTAGCTGAGTTAGTTTAGTGCTCTCATATGTTTGAACGTGATTTACATAGAAACCTTAATTTTAAACTGGTTCACAAGGAAAGAAATAGGACTCTGAATCCATCTTGTCAACAGGAAAATCTCGTCTGTTCAATTCTATTGACAGCAAAAGTCTATTCTTCTCTAGGACTGCGTTTATATGATAATTTAGTAAGAATGTGACGTGTCAATGTGAAGAATGTTAACTCACAAAATATAAAATAGACAAACCTTTTTTTACGAAACAAGAAGGGGACTCAGCAATTTCATTACAAGAGGAAAAACGAAAAAGGGTTCATATACACAGGAAACCTTGAATTGATGTGCCTATTTTTATGAGTGGATTGAGTGCTTGGGTGAGTGAGAATGTTTCCACTATGTTACTCATAGTACACCGTGCCTTCAGATATATGCACATTTTCACACTACAATAATCTCATGGGTGAGAAAATGTGCAGCACTCATCCAAACAAATTCAAATGTGTTTTCTTATTTTCATAGCACAAATATCCATCTTAAGGGTATCTGCATTACTACCATAGAAACTGGACAGGTTCAGATCTGCTACTTCTTCAAGCATCGATTGTCGATTGTTTAGATGCTCGATGGCATTGGGTGGATCAAGAACAGTGACTTCTGGATGCACTTCATGATAATCCTTCACAAAATGAAGAAAATTAAATTatgaaaacaacagaaaacaggaaatcCAGATATAGAAGCTAACAGCAGAGTATTACAATCACGATAAGCGAACAGGATTTGATTCTGCAAGCGGTTCAGTACGAACGAAGAAATTCCGAACAAAAGGATCGTTTCATAGTGAGCCGCAGTAGACATTTCTTTGTATTAGATAATTGAGAATACTAACTGTCATCACTGCAGACAGGATAAACACTTAATCTTAGGACCTCCATTGCAGAATACATGACTTCCTAAAATCAGTAGTTGTTTTTTTTTCTAACCTTGGCTCCTAATATATGATAAATCATTTGGATTGGTAAGGAGAACAGAATATCATTAAATTTCACATGAATCACATTTTCATAATATTTTTGTAtagtttttttttgcgaatatttTTGTATAGTTTTCTAGTAGCACAAATAAAACATAATGGTAAAAGATG
It includes:
- the LOC127296312 gene encoding inositol-tetrakisphosphate 1-kinase 2 isoform X2, whose translation is MRLHGDVSDGEEDAVMDPALLSSSSPNGAAVAAAVSAPRLVVGYALTKKKVKSFLQPKLLLLARKKGISFVSIDETHPLSEQGPFDIILHKKTSKEWQRVLEDYHEVHPEVTVLDPPNAIEHLNNRQSMLEEVADLNLSSFYEVCTPRQLVIMKDPSSIPTAVAMAGLTLPLVAKPLVVDGTSKSHELSLAYDEASLSMLDPPLVLQEFVNHGGILFKVYIIGEAIQVVRRFSVPDVNTYDLLNNVGIYRLPRVSCAAASADHADLDPRIAELPPRPLLEKLSRELRSRLGLRLFNVDMIRELGANDRYYIIDINYFPGYGKMPGYEHIFTDFLQSLGQNNYKRSLSEG
- the LOC127296312 gene encoding inositol-tetrakisphosphate 1-kinase 2 isoform X1, which translates into the protein MRLHGDVSDGEEDAVMDPALLSSSSPNGAAVAAAVSAPRLVVGYALTKKKVKSFLQPKLLLLARKKGISFVSIDETHPLSEQGPFDIILHKKTSKEWQRVLEDYHEVHPEVTVLDPPNAIEHLNNRQSMLEEVADLNLSSFYEEVCTPRQLVIMKDPSSIPTAVAMAGLTLPLVAKPLVVDGTSKSHELSLAYDEASLSMLDPPLVLQEFVNHGGILFKVYIIGEAIQVVRRFSVPDVNTYDLLNNVGIYRLPRVSCAAASADHADLDPRIAELPPRPLLEKLSRELRSRLGLRLFNVDMIRELGANDRYYIIDINYFPGYGKMPGYEHIFTDFLQSLGQNNYKRSLSEG
- the LOC127296312 gene encoding inositol-tetrakisphosphate 1-kinase 2 isoform X5; this translates as MRLHGDVSDGEEDAVMDPALLSSSSPNGAAVAAAVSAPRLVVGYALTKKKVKSFLQPKLLLLARKKGISFVSIDETHPLSEQGPFDIILHKDYHEVHPEVTVLDPPNAIEHLNNRQSMLEEVADLNLSSFYEVCTPRQLVIMKDPSSIPTAVAMAGLTLPLVAKPLVVDGTSKSHELSLAYDEASLSMLDPPLVLQEFVNHGGILFKVYIIGEAIQVVRRFSVPDVNTYDLLNNVGIYRLPRVSCAAASADHADLDPRIAELPPRPLLEKLSRELRSRLGLRLFNVDMIRELGANDRYYIIDINYFPGYGKMPGYEHIFTDFLQSLGQNNYKRSLSEG
- the LOC127296312 gene encoding inositol-tetrakisphosphate 1-kinase 2 isoform X3; this translates as MRLHGDVSDGEEDAVMDPALLSSSSPNGAAVAAAVSAPRLVVGYALTKKKVKSFLQPKLLLLARKKGISFVSIDETHPLSEQGPFDIILHKKTSKEWQRVLEDYHEVHPEVTVLDPPNAIEHLNNRQSMLEEVADLNLSSFYEEVCTPRQLVIMKDPSSIPTAVAMAGLTLPLVAKPLVVDGTSKSHELSLAYDEASLSMLDPPLVLQEFVNHGGILFKVYIIGEAIQVVRRFSVPDVNTYDLLNNVGIYRLPRVSCAAASADHADLDPRIAELPPRPLLEKLSRELRSRLGLRLFNVDMIRELGANDRYYIIDINYFPGETILSQPKGKEVYQPEMSLAV
- the LOC127296312 gene encoding inositol-tetrakisphosphate 1-kinase 2 isoform X4 — translated: MRLHGDVSDGEEDAVMDPALLSSSSPNGAAVAAAVSAPRLVVGYALTKKKVKSFLQPKLLLLARKKGISFVSIDETHPLSEQGPFDIILHKDYHEVHPEVTVLDPPNAIEHLNNRQSMLEEVADLNLSSFYEEVCTPRQLVIMKDPSSIPTAVAMAGLTLPLVAKPLVVDGTSKSHELSLAYDEASLSMLDPPLVLQEFVNHGGILFKVYIIGEAIQVVRRFSVPDVNTYDLLNNVGIYRLPRVSCAAASADHADLDPRIAELPPRPLLEKLSRELRSRLGLRLFNVDMIRELGANDRYYIIDINYFPGYGKMPGYEHIFTDFLQSLGQNNYKRSLSEG